The Alnus glutinosa chromosome 10, dhAlnGlut1.1, whole genome shotgun sequence DNA window TCattgttgaaaaaatattacGATCTGCAAAAAACGAGAAACTAGAACAAGTTGAATTAGATATGTTGATCAATGCTCTTCGAAATGAAATTGATGGAAAGAAATACTTACTTGTACTGGATGATGTGTGGAATGAGGATCCTAAAGAGTGGTTTGATTTGAAAGAACTGTTGATGGGTGGTGCAAGAGGCAGTAGAATATTAGTAACTACACGCAGTGAAAAGGTTGCAAATATTACCTGCACAATTAAACAATATTTATTAAGGGGTTTAGATGAGCACGCATCATGGTCTTTATTTAAGCAGATGGCATTTGAGAAGGGACAAGAGTCGAAAAATCCAAGAATTGTGGAAATTGGGAACGAGATTGTAAAAAAGTGTGTAGGTGTCCCTCTTGCTATAAGGACAATGGGAAGCTTATTATACTTTAAAAATTCAGAAACAGAATGGTTGTCTTTTAAGAACAATGAACtctcaaaaatatttcagaGAGAAAATGACATCTTACCAATTTTAAAGCTGAGTTATGATCAACTTCCTTCACATTTAAAGCATTGCTTTGCTTATTGTAGTTTGTTTCCAAAAGATTATAAGATTGATAAATCAACACTGATTAAGCTCTGGATGGCACAAGGGTTTATCAAGTTATCAGATCAAAACCGATGCTTGGAAGATGTTGGCCATGAGTATTTTATGGATTTACTCTGGAGATCATTCTTTCAAGAAGCTGAAATGAATAAGTTTGGTGACATAATTGGATGCAAAATACACGACCTCATACATGATCTTGCCATATCAGTGGCAGGATCATTGATCACCACATTAGATGATAATGAGACAAACATTGATGAAAAAACTCGTCAAGTATCAGTTGCTTGCCATATAAGCAGCAGTTCATCTCAAGTTCTAACTTTATGGTATAAAGCAACTAGGATGCGAACATTTCTTCACCTTGGCGTGTACTTTGAGGCTAATATTGATTGTGATGCAACCTTTTCAAGTTCCAAGTTCTTACGTGTGTTGGATTTGCATGAGATACAAACTTTGCAAAATTTAAGTTCTATTGGGAAGCTGAAGCATTTAAGATATATTGATTTTTCTGGAAActataaaatagagaaattgcCTGATTCTATAACCAGATTGCAAAATTTGCAAACACTAAAACTCTACCGTTGTTGGTCACTAAAAGAATTGCCGAGAGACATTAAAAAATTAGTCAACCTCATGCACCTTGAGATAGATGAATGTGATAGTTTGACTTATATGTCAGTTGGATTGGGGCAACTGACTAACCTTCAGACGTTATCCGCATTTTATGTCCACTCGGGTTTTCCCTCCAGACATAGTGATAGTAGTGGTTTACAAGAATTAGGCGGATTAAATAAGCTGAGAGGAGAGTTGGAGATTAAAAATCTGGGACATGGGAAAGGTGTTACGTTAGATTGTAAGGCTGCGAATCTGAAGGAGAAACAACATCTTCGTACTTTGACTATACGGTGGAAAGAGGTTGGGTTAGATGATGCCAATAATTGGGATGAAGCGTCATTGGAAGGCTTCGAACCGCACCCAAATCTGAAAGGGCTTTCCTTATATCACTATCAGGGTTCAAGGCTTCCAAGTTGGCTCTTGTTACTCACAAATCTTGTTTCATTTGAATTAACGTCTTCTCCGAAATGCCAGTATTTGCCAACGTTGAGTCAACTGCCTTCTCTCAAGTATCTTAGTCTTGATTCGTTGGAGGCTATGGAGTACATATCAGAAGACGGTGATAGCAATGagttatcttcttcttcaagggtGCAAACACCATTTTTCCCGTCTCTCGAGTTTATTTGGCTCTATAAATGCCCTAATCTCAAggggtggaggaggaggaggaagatggaTTCTTCTGTGGAGCTCAATAGTGATAGTGATAATTCCGTTGAAATAACGGAGCATCATTTACTCCCTTCCTTTCCTCGTCTCTCAGAATTATCGATCTGGTATTGCCCTACGTTGACTTCCATAGAGTGGATCCACAACTGCAAATCACTTCGACTGCTTGAAATTCGTAATTGCTTGAATTTGGCGTCTCTTCCCGAAGGAATGCATAGGCTAACATCTTTGCAGAAGCTAACAATTAAGGATTGTCCCATCTTATTGCAAAGATACAATAGAGACACAGGTAAGGATTGGGCCAAGATCGCTCACATTCCAGAGTTACATTTATCGTAACTGCCTCAAGAGTGAGAAAATTCAAGCACCCATGCATGCATTTCGACTGATTCGGTATATTACTCGTCATTTCATCTTAATCCTTCATAGAACTTGAAATACCCACCTTgttcatcttcattttcttcatttttctctttcaataTGTCGTGGTTGTTAAATTTTAGATGCAGAAGCAGCAGAATCCGTTCAAGGCACAGAAGAAACAGGGGACAAAGATTCAGagcttataaaaattaaatgaagaaaatgaaaattattatatCTGCCAGACTACCTCAActgagaaaaaattaaaacacccATGGATCTTCGATTTATTCAGGTATTTAGGTCAACACTTTATCTTAAttcttcaaagaaatttgagTACCCACCTTCTTCACCTTCAcctccttcatttttttttaatctctcaGTATCCCTATTTTTGATACAGAAGTAGCAGAACCTATTGAAGTACAGAAGAAACAGGGGAAAGGGATTCAgagcttattaaaaaaaatctagggcACTACGTGATTCTTCACATATTACGAGCAATTGTTagtaaactattattttttacttccattcttcatttctatatatatatctgtgtaAACACAGTTGATGAGGTGATGTATTCTGGGTGCCTTATTTCTCATTGTGTTAACAGAGTGGAAATTGGCACTTGGTGAAATTGGAGCAAATATTGTGCGGAAGATTCAATCTGGCAACAACACTCTGAGAATTACCATACTGCACGGGTATTCATTTTGGTTCAATTATTTGTTACATATAAGCTTCCCCACATGCCACTTTATCTACaaataatcaattaaaagatTTGGCAGTTGAATAATTCCATTCTAAATATCAATGCCTATTTTTGGTTAATTAGCTTAGTTTGACAAAAAAGAGCAGTGATACCTTGTATTGGCTCAGCCCTTTAGAGTTTAGATTTGCATGATTTTAGGGATGCATTTCAGTTGACTAGATATCTCTCACCATTAATTAAGTCAACTAATTAAGTGGAAATTATTCCTAAACATTATACTATCATTTTTCTTGTAACTTCTAGATGTTGATCACCTTGGTTTAAGACGATAGGTTGATGTTAATGCTTATAGCATACACCAAATTCAAGGGCTTCCCATATTCCAGGTGGTTTATTTTTTGCTATGTTGGAGCTCCTAACAACACAAtctgtttttaattaaatgatttgtTTTCACTTTAACTGATGTTCCATTATACTGATTACTGTTTACAATAATGCGCGAGATCCATCGACTATTATTACTAGCAATATGGACGGACAGTGTATTGGTGAAGCTATTCTTTCTATAGATATTAGCAACACCAAATGATGCCTTTCCTGctctatatattttaaaaatatgaaatttgtgGTATACGCTTCTCTCTCCATTGCCAAAGGGTGAAGAGGGGTAGAGTAGTGCAGGACTCTGacaatgatttattttctttttcgaatatttaatggtaattttaatccTTACAAGCTAATGTGGAAGTTGTTTGCACAATTTTGTATAGTTGATTAGCTATAGGCCTACAACATTAAGTGGTGTTTGTTTTGCTGGTGTGAAGAGAGATTTGCATTATTTTTTGAGGATAAAAGGATGAACAAAAAACAGTAAGTGGTGTTTGGTAGGGAAGTTTGGATAGAAACTTTAGCTTGGAGATTCAGAAATCTTCTGAACTCTCACTTGAAATGTGTACATATTTCtataaaccaaaacaacaagaaacatAATATATAGGTGGGAGTGGGCAAGACTGGCGTAAGACTACTAGAATCCCAGCACTAGAGTTGGTTTGAAAAGGACTCAACACTCTATTGTTTAAACAACAAATACATATCATTAATTGGATTGAGATTGGAAAGGACTCAACATTCCATTGTTTATTTAGTTACATACATGACATATCTTTTCTTAACTCTTTGTAATCAAATGCAAACCCAGTTCTCTTTAGATTATTCTGTTTCATTTCAGGTATTTTTGGCTTCTCAACTTTTTTGATTCTTTATATGGAAGCAAGATGGGAATCAAATGTTGAAACATAGAAGAATGTCTTTTGTCAAAGAAAGCTGGTTCTACAAGTATGCAGCAACTAGCAAACAATTGTGTAAGCATATGATTATTCCttatgtaattaaatttatattaacaAATTGGGTTACGCAGAATAGCTTCATTTGTTTTGGATGTGAAAAAGTTTGTTGCAATATGCTAGAAATatcctttattttgttttatttcatcCTTTATGATAATTTTTTGTGTTAGTAGTACTTAAAGACCTCTACCTAACTTCAAGGACAGCCTTTAGTTTCAAGAACCTAGCTAGTTCTTGGCTATGATTACTTGTGAAGCATAGGTTGACATTGAAATATTGCAAATCAATACgtagttaatttattttattatacttgttttgcttcaaaacaaattttcaattattttcatctttatgCCTAACTGTAAGCATTTTAATCATAAAGAATTACTAGACATGTGAGTTAATCATTTCAACAAGTTTGTGaagttcttattttatttagctTTCCCTTTTTATGAAGTTCAAACATGGAATAGAATAAATTGGTGATAAAGGCCTTGAGTTTATGGATCTTACTACAAAGAATAAGCGATTAGCAATTTAATGAATCATATTAGACTGATTAGCTGTTTTTGCAGAGAAACATGTGATTACTCAATTGAGACGGCTCTTAAAGACTAAAAAGTTTAAAGCTGGCATTTGGTAAGTGCTTTAACTACATAAGCATGGTATTACTTTCATCTTTGAAATGATCTTATTTTTTAAGGAGGCTTAGCACACCACAATTAGATATATGACATCTATGAAAAATCATAGAAACCCATAATTTTGTTGTCTCAAGCATAGGCTTCCTGTTGACTTGTCAGAATGCTCTTGAATtgactttaaaattataattcaaaCAATAGTAGCTATCCGAAGGGGGAGGAGTAGACCAAATAGTCGTTTTACTAATTATATTATCTACCACTCATCCTGTATTACTACTCTGTAAGGCTGAAAACACTATAGGTGTTGTTTTGGATACCATTTTAACTACATAATtaagcatgtaatttgtaaaattaaatgtatagtagtTGGAGTTTAACACACTTGAACGATTTACTCTTGTGTTTGTCATAACTGACGCCAGGTAATTCACTTTCCAAATAAGATGACAAGAGCCAGCAGTATCATATGTTGGAACTGTGAAATGGCCACCTCAACAATTTCAAAGGGACTTGCATTTTGGTCAAAGTGGAAAATTATGGTAATTGGATGTTtattaaagaattttatttttggtttctttctaTATTACCACCTTTAAAAAACATGTAAGTTCTTTTGAGGTTGTCAAGTATGTGGCGGTCGAGAATGATCAGTCTTCTTGTGTCAATTGGAGGGAGAGAAGAGCAGCTGTTTTGATATGCCTCTTTGAAGGCCAAGAAGGTGAATTACGAGTTATTCTTATGAAGAGATCCATGAAAATAGCCTCTCACCGAGGTATAGATTTGCACCAAATTGATGATCCACGGTGGATGTTGACAGTTTGAGTGAAGAAGATTGATGTGAGTTTAATTCCATGTGGCAAACGAGGGATGTAGCATTGCCAAGTGGGAAAATGGAGGAAGGAGATGTAGATGACTCTGCTACTGCATTGAGAGAAGCCATGGAAGAGATTGGCTTGGAGCCCAATCTGGTTCAAGTTGTTGCAACTTTACAGCCTtttacctttctttttctttttctttttctttttttaattgaaaacgGAAAAGGGTTACAAAGGGGTCTTcccattttttatattaatggaaaaaagaatagaaaactGGTTGAAAATGCTTCCAAACACATGTCCAAGCATGCAGCAATCATTTAGCTCATAAGTTAGAGTAGATATGAAGTTGACAGCTATAACCTGCTGATTCAAACAGGTGCTTGGTACTCCTGTACTAATGGAGGTAAGGAATACAAAGACAAAGCTTTGCTAGGAGGGTGAAGGAAGACTTGCATGCACATATCTCATACCAGCAGTAGCTTCCCCGCGGTATGATTGATGATGTTTTGTTACGAATTAAACATAAGCTCATACAAAATCCAGCTTTAATATGCTTGATTAAGAATAAACTCAGAGTCTAACTACACAAGTAATTAGATTATGATATCGGTTTTCCTTCTTCAAATTCTTATAGGATTATGTGCCCATTGTGTTCGACAACTTTTGTGCTAATGTCGTGGTTGATGGGTGTACTAGTAACCTTGGACTATGGGACATTGCTGGTAAGTAATTGCTTCATGGGTGTAATCAGTTTGCTGCTATAATTCTGTTCCAGAGAGTTTATCAAGCTTAGACTTAGAAATTTATATTATAGACTGAAAAATTGGTAAAAATTAGGCACAGCAACtttaattagattttttttcaacCACACACACCCTTTACATGTACTTAACGAAGTTGTTGAATACAGGATATGAGGATTATAACTGGTTGAGGCCTTTGAGCTACAGAGGtgcatatgttttttttgttggccTTCTCTCCTATCAGCAAAGCCTGCTATGAAATGAAAATATCTCCAAGAAAGTTTTTCATCAAAATCCAATTAACATTTGTTCTTAATTTCTTTGGTTAATTTATGGGTAATTCTCCAGTATCAGTCTGATACATCTATTTCTTGGCTTTTAGTGAATTCCTGAGTTGTGGCATTACGCCCCAACTGTGCCAATTGTGCTTGTAGGACCAAACTTGGTATGGATTAATTTTACTACTCGAAACATTTCAATCTTGACATGCCAATACAAGCCAATTTAAATTTAACCATGCAAGTTTGGATATGATCTGTTGCAGATGTACGGGGAGACAAGCAGTATTTGATTGATCATCTTGGCACTACATCAATGATCTTGCAGTTGGCTGTTGTTTGGAAAGAGGATTGTCGACCAAAATAGGGAGGAAAATTCATATGTTATTGGTATGAAGGGTGATTGAGATACAAAATGATATTTAGTGcagattttcttttatgaggactCACAGCAGTTGCCTGTCCAGATTTTAGTCATTTCAAATTCATTGAGACCTGAATTactagtttgatttttttttttttttttctaagtttcTGGGTATATATGTAGTATTCCCAAATAGATCGAAGATATCTTCTTAACTTTGAGTTCATAATTCTTGTTTATTTTGCACTTTTGCAATATCCATTTATTAGCTTGTAGTATCATTTACTTGATATAATCATGAGGTGAACCGAAGAGGAGCCTATGCTTGATATACATTTTGTGTAATTCAAATTTCACAATGAGCAGATTTTCTTGAaagatttgttttcttctcttcaaattttcatCACAGTGAGCAGATTGTTCGAATCCCATCAACATCTAGACCATAGATGCTGAAACTGGGATTTGTAAATGTCTTGAAATTTGCTTCAAGGAAAGTATGAGGGAAAAGGATTACGACTTCAATTAACCAGAATGGAAACAATTGCTAGGGATAGGTCACATGTCAGAtttattgaatagaaaaaataacAGTAATAATAATATGTGATT harbors:
- the LOC133879073 gene encoding putative disease resistance protein RGA3, which produces MAEGVLFNIAQGIIGSLGPLAMKEIKLLWGVKDELEKLKDTVSIINDVLLDAEEQQVKRHAVRNWLKKLEDAMYEADNLLDDFSTEALLREMMTRDKKAKEVRIFFSKSNQLFYALKMGHKIKAIRERLDSINATAKDFNLKLGHEEIPIQNKKRDDSYSFVHPEGVIGREDAKKEVIERLMESNVEENVLILPIVGIGGLGKTALAQLIFNDEEIKKHFELKMWVCVSNNFDVQIIVEKILRSAKNEKLEQVELDMLINALRNEIDGKKYLLVLDDVWNEDPKEWFDLKELLMGGARGSRILVTTRSEKVANITCTIKQYLLRGLDEHASWSLFKQMAFEKGQESKNPRIVEIGNEIVKKCVGVPLAIRTMGSLLYFKNSETEWLSFKNNELSKIFQRENDILPILKLSYDQLPSHLKHCFAYCSLFPKDYKIDKSTLIKLWMAQGFIKLSDQNRCLEDVGHEYFMDLLWRSFFQEAEMNKFGDIIGCKIHDLIHDLAISVAGSLITTLDDNETNIDEKTRQVSVACHISSSSSQVLTLWYKATRMRTFLHLGVYFEANIDCDATFSSSKFLRVLDLHEIQTLQNLSSIGKLKHLRYIDFSGNYKIEKLPDSITRLIAERH
- the LOC133880577 gene encoding putative disease resistance protein RGA1, yielding MHLEIDECDSLTYMSVGLGQLTNLQTLSAFYVHSGFPSRHSDSSGLQELGGLNKLRGELEIKNLGHGKGVTLDCKAANLKEKQHLRTLTIRWKEVGLDDANNWDEASLEGFEPHPNLKGLSLYHYQGSRLPSWLLLLTNLVSFELTSSPKCQYLPTLSQLPSLKYLSLDSLEAMEYISEDGDSNELSSSSRVQTPFFPSLEFIWLYKCPNLKGWRRRRKMDSSVELNSDSDNSVEITEHHLLPSFPRLSELSIWYCPTLTSIEWIHNCKSLRLLEIRNCLNLASLPEGMHRLTSLQKLTIKDCPILLQRYNRDTGKDWAKIAHIPELHLS